A window from Shimia isoporae encodes these proteins:
- a CDS encoding GNAT family N-acetyltransferase: MYGFHALADVPPQLLLSQMNDPRVAEHLPLLRGAFDHAALERFLDGKAARWKGDGLGHWAIWHEGKFLGWGGFEKDGDVWDFGLVLVPEAFGHGGAIARQMVAFAQKDKRIDTIQFLLAPTRRSVKALERMGAVETEKARHDGQTFRRFLLNVS, translated from the coding sequence ATGTATGGATTTCACGCTTTGGCCGATGTGCCGCCGCAGCTTTTGCTGAGCCAGATGAACGATCCGCGGGTGGCAGAGCATCTACCACTTTTGCGCGGCGCTTTTGATCATGCGGCACTGGAGAGATTTCTCGACGGTAAAGCCGCGCGATGGAAAGGGGACGGTCTTGGCCACTGGGCAATTTGGCACGAGGGGAAGTTTCTCGGCTGGGGTGGCTTTGAGAAAGACGGGGATGTTTGGGATTTTGGTCTGGTGCTTGTACCGGAAGCCTTTGGTCATGGGGGCGCTATCGCGCGCCAGATGGTGGCTTTTGCGCAGAAGGACAAACGGATCGATACAATTCAATTTTTGCTCGCGCCAACACGTCGCAGTGTGAAGGCTCTGGAGCGCATGGGGGCGGTAGAAACGGAAAAGGCCCGCCACGATGGGCAGACCTTTCGTCGGTTTCTTCTAAATGTTTCCTAG
- a CDS encoding 5-(carboxyamino)imidazole ribonucleotide synthase: MTKPLAPGATIGILGGGQLGRMLSVAASRLGYKTCIFEPGGDCPASHVANYHFQKGYDDADALREFAKSVDVITYEFENIPTSALDILEEHCPIHPNREALRVSQDRLTEKTFLRDLGLTTAPFATVDDADSMTAAVAEVGTPAILKTRRFGYDGKGQARLKTEADASAALADMAGAPAVLEGFVEFSHEVSVIAARSIDGQVSCFDPGENVHEGGILRTTTVPARLSGSQRMDAVLLAGKILNALDYVGVMGVELFVTSQGLIVNEIAPRVHNSGHWTQNGCTIDQFEQHIRAVVGLPLGDGQRVNDVIMENLIGDDMERLPDLLAEPAAALHLYGKSETKAGRKMGHVNRVTPKTS; the protein is encoded by the coding sequence ATGACTAAGCCCCTCGCTCCCGGCGCCACCATTGGCATCCTTGGCGGTGGCCAACTGGGCCGCATGCTGTCTGTCGCAGCCTCCAGACTAGGCTACAAGACCTGCATTTTTGAACCTGGCGGCGACTGCCCCGCCAGCCACGTAGCGAACTATCACTTCCAAAAAGGTTATGACGACGCTGACGCGTTGCGCGAATTCGCCAAATCTGTCGACGTCATCACCTATGAATTCGAAAACATCCCGACTTCCGCGCTGGACATTCTCGAAGAGCACTGCCCGATCCATCCCAATCGCGAAGCGCTGCGGGTCTCTCAGGACCGGCTGACCGAAAAAACTTTCTTGCGAGACCTCGGTCTGACAACGGCACCCTTTGCCACGGTCGACGACGCGGACAGCATGACCGCGGCTGTCGCAGAAGTAGGCACTCCTGCGATCCTGAAAACACGCCGCTTCGGCTATGATGGAAAAGGCCAGGCGCGCCTGAAAACAGAGGCCGACGCCAGCGCAGCGCTTGCGGACATGGCCGGCGCCCCTGCTGTTCTGGAAGGATTTGTGGAATTCTCCCACGAAGTCAGCGTCATCGCCGCGCGATCCATCGACGGTCAGGTATCCTGCTTCGATCCCGGCGAAAACGTACACGAAGGCGGCATTCTGCGCACGACAACTGTCCCTGCACGCCTGTCTGGCAGCCAGCGGATGGATGCCGTTCTGCTGGCTGGAAAAATCCTGAATGCACTCGACTATGTCGGAGTGATGGGGGTCGAACTTTTCGTGACTTCGCAAGGCCTCATCGTCAACGAGATCGCGCCTCGCGTACACAACTCCGGCCACTGGACCCAAAACGGTTGCACCATCGACCAGTTCGAACAGCATATCCGTGCTGTGGTCGGGCTGCCTCTGGGCGACGGCCAACGGGTGAACGACGTGATCATGGAGAACCTGATCGGCGATGATATGGAGCGCCTCCCCGATCTGCTGGCCGAACCTGCTGCGGCGCTGCACCTATACGGAAAATCGGAAACCAAAGCGGGCCGCAAAATGGGGCACGTGAACCGCGTTACCCCCAAAACGTCCTAG
- the purE gene encoding 5-(carboxyamino)imidazole ribonucleotide mutase: MTDTPKVGIIMGSQSDWPTMKEAAILLEELGISYEKKIVSAHRTPDRLWAYGKEAAGRGLQVIIAGAGGAAHLPGMMASKTRIPVVGVPVQTRALSGVDSLYSIVQMPKGFPVATMAIGAAGAANAGLMAAGILALQDADLAERLDAWRDALSASIPDEPQDD; encoded by the coding sequence ATGACGGACACACCAAAGGTCGGCATCATCATGGGCAGCCAGTCAGACTGGCCCACCATGAAAGAGGCGGCCATTCTCCTTGAAGAACTCGGCATCTCCTATGAGAAAAAGATCGTCTCGGCACACCGCACGCCCGACCGTCTCTGGGCCTACGGAAAGGAAGCCGCAGGTCGCGGCCTGCAGGTGATCATCGCCGGAGCAGGCGGCGCCGCCCATCTTCCCGGCATGATGGCATCCAAGACCCGCATCCCCGTGGTCGGCGTGCCTGTTCAAACCCGCGCCCTGTCGGGCGTCGACAGTCTCTATTCTATCGTGCAGATGCCCAAGGGCTTTCCTGTCGCCACCATGGCCATCGGCGCGGCAGGCGCGGCCAATGCCGGCCTCATGGCAGCCGGCATTCTGGCCCTGCAGGACGCCGACCTAGCCGAGCGACTGGATGCTTGGCGCGACGCGCTTTCCGCGTCCATTCCGGATGAACCTCAAGATGACTAA
- a CDS encoding YdcH family protein, with translation MSDTGDLSMKNDDVLRVELEVFKQEHRDLDDAIHALVERGKNDQLTIQRLKKQKLRLKDIIARIEDRLTPDIIA, from the coding sequence ATGAGCGACACCGGCGATCTGTCGATGAAGAACGATGATGTGCTGAGGGTGGAGCTTGAGGTCTTCAAACAGGAGCACCGCGACCTCGACGATGCGATTCACGCGCTCGTGGAGCGAGGCAAAAACGATCAGCTGACAATCCAACGCCTCAAGAAGCAGAAACTGCGCCTTAAAGACATCATCGCGCGTATCGAGGACCGGCTGACACCCGATATCATCGCCTGA
- a CDS encoding Hsp20 family protein, translating into MSKHTLGAYPHMLGFEQLERLLERTAKTGNEGYPPFNIEQTSDFSYRITLAVAGFAEEDLNITVEDRQLVIRGRQHDDSEGRVFLHRGIAARQFQRSFVLADGVEVGEAAMENGLLHVDLTRAKPETVVQTIQIKKG; encoded by the coding sequence ATGAGCAAGCATACTTTGGGGGCCTATCCCCACATGCTCGGGTTTGAACAGCTTGAGCGCCTTCTGGAACGGACCGCAAAGACGGGTAACGAAGGCTATCCGCCATTCAATATCGAACAGACTTCTGATTTTTCGTATCGCATAACTCTGGCTGTAGCCGGTTTTGCGGAAGAAGATCTGAACATCACCGTGGAAGATCGCCAACTGGTGATCCGGGGACGGCAGCATGACGACAGCGAGGGGCGTGTGTTTTTGCATCGCGGAATCGCAGCCCGTCAGTTCCAGCGCAGTTTTGTGTTGGCGGACGGTGTCGAGGTAGGCGAAGCGGCCATGGAGAATGGCCTTTTGCATGTCGACCTGACGCGGGCCAAGCCGGAAACGGTGGTGCAAACAATCCAGATCAAGAAGGGGTAG
- a CDS encoding DUF1150 family protein, whose protein sequence is MYDAYEFEADEFAGHVADRIVYVKPVEVADLPEDVQEQVEDTKTLYAVHDADGERLALVKERKLAFMLARDNDYSPVAVH, encoded by the coding sequence ATGTACGACGCATATGAATTTGAAGCAGACGAGTTTGCCGGTCACGTGGCAGACCGCATTGTTTATGTGAAGCCGGTAGAAGTGGCTGATCTGCCGGAAGATGTGCAAGAACAGGTCGAAGACACCAAGACGCTTTATGCTGTCCATGATGCGGACGGCGAACGTCTGGCTTTGGTCAAGGAACGCAAGCTGGCTTTCATGCTGGCGCGCGACAATGACTACTCGCCGGTGGCCGTGCACTAG
- a CDS encoding homocysteine S-methyltransferase family protein — METDLIFNQGLDLPGFASFPLLKTTKGRDLLKGYMEDLIALGQETDTGVILESPTWVASRDRGAAIGYSFSELTKLNHDAIAMMSAVRSDSGRAGTVISANIGPREDAYAPATQMNPDQAERYHAEQIAVLSETDLDVISGYTLAYSSEAIGMVRAARQFSLPVVISFTVGTDGQLPTGETLEQAISKVDAATDSYAAYYMINCAHPDHFSTRLEGAAWMLRVKGIVANASRCSHAELDEAEKLDDGNPTELGAQLSDIRRRFPHIQVLGGCCGTDMRHMKEIATAARTS, encoded by the coding sequence ATGGAAACTGACTTGATATTCAATCAGGGCCTGGATTTGCCGGGTTTTGCCTCGTTTCCACTGTTGAAAACCACAAAAGGTCGAGACCTCCTCAAAGGGTATATGGAAGACCTGATCGCTTTAGGCCAAGAAACGGATACAGGTGTCATTCTCGAAAGCCCGACATGGGTCGCAAGCCGAGACCGAGGGGCCGCGATTGGATATTCTTTCAGCGAACTCACAAAACTCAATCATGACGCCATCGCTATGATGTCAGCGGTTCGGTCGGACTCTGGTCGTGCCGGGACAGTCATCAGTGCAAATATTGGGCCGCGCGAAGACGCCTATGCCCCTGCCACGCAAATGAATCCGGATCAAGCAGAACGCTATCACGCGGAGCAAATTGCGGTGTTATCAGAAACTGATTTGGATGTGATCAGCGGGTACACTCTTGCCTATTCAAGCGAAGCAATTGGCATGGTCAGGGCGGCCCGTCAGTTCAGCCTTCCAGTGGTCATCTCTTTCACAGTGGGAACTGATGGGCAGTTGCCGACTGGCGAGACGCTGGAGCAAGCCATATCGAAAGTCGATGCCGCAACAGACAGCTATGCAGCCTACTACATGATTAACTGTGCGCATCCTGACCATTTTTCGACGCGTCTGGAAGGTGCTGCCTGGATGTTGCGCGTAAAAGGCATCGTTGCGAATGCCTCGCGTTGTAGTCATGCCGAACTGGACGAAGCCGAGAAGCTCGACGATGGCAATCCGACCGAGTTAGGTGCCCAATTGTCCGATATCAGGCGAAGGTTTCCACATATTCAGGTTTTGGGAGGTTGTTGTGGCACAGATATGCGCCACATGAAGGAGATCGCGACGGCCGCTCGCACATCCTAG
- a CDS encoding bifunctional sulfate adenylyltransferase/adenylylsulfate kinase → MTATVAKPSPEDEDLLFRLLRQLDTAPGASQRATALALGISLGGLNAQLRAAADSGLISISDRDGPDKRQRFAYTLTRRGAAEKVRLTDQFLTRKLAEYNALHAELTGTASGLAPIKHRTHPMQNNLAPIPELYVSYESAQKLKVEAADLVSWDLTPRQICDLELLMNGGFNPLKGFLTEEDYNGVVENMRLADGALWPMPINLDVSEEFAASIKDGQDIALRDQEGVILATMTVTDNWVPNKAREAEKVFGADDDAHPAVNYLHNQAGKVYLGGPVTGIQQPVHYDFRGRRDTPNELRSYFRKMGWRKVVAFQTRNPLHRAHQELTFRAAKEAQANLLIHPVVGMTKPGDVDHFTRVRCYEAVLDKYPASTTSMSLLNLAMRMAGPREAVWHGLIRANHGCTHFIVGRDHAGPGKNSAGEDFYGPYDAQDLFRAHEDEIGIEMVDFKHMVWVQERAQYEPMDEIKDKDDVTILNISGTELRRRLAEGLEIPEWFSFPEVVKELRKTKPPRSKQGFTVFFTGFSGSGKSTIANALMVKLMEMGGRPVTLLDGDIVRKNLSSELGFSKEHRDLNIRRIGYVASEITKNGGIAICAPIAPYATTRRAVREDVEAFGAFVEVHVATSIEECERRDRKGLYKLAREGKIKEFTGISDPYDVPVNPELSVETENVDVDNCAHQVILKLESMGLISG, encoded by the coding sequence ATGACCGCCACTGTTGCCAAACCCTCGCCTGAAGACGAAGACCTGCTCTTCCGACTCCTGCGCCAACTGGACACCGCTCCCGGTGCCAGCCAGCGAGCGACGGCCTTGGCGCTTGGTATTTCTCTCGGCGGTCTGAACGCACAACTTCGGGCCGCTGCCGACTCGGGCCTGATTTCTATTAGCGACCGTGACGGACCCGATAAACGCCAACGGTTCGCTTACACGCTCACCCGTCGCGGCGCAGCCGAGAAAGTGCGGCTCACCGATCAATTCCTTACCCGGAAACTCGCAGAATACAACGCGCTGCATGCGGAACTCACCGGCACCGCAAGTGGCCTTGCTCCAATCAAACACAGGACCCACCCTATGCAAAACAACCTCGCTCCTATCCCCGAGCTCTACGTGTCTTATGAAAGCGCACAGAAGCTCAAAGTCGAAGCAGCAGATCTCGTAAGCTGGGACCTGACCCCGCGGCAGATCTGCGACCTGGAACTGCTAATGAACGGCGGGTTCAACCCGCTCAAAGGCTTCCTGACTGAAGAAGACTACAACGGCGTTGTCGAAAACATGCGCCTTGCTGACGGCGCGCTGTGGCCGATGCCGATCAACCTTGATGTGTCCGAAGAGTTCGCCGCCAGCATCAAAGACGGCCAGGACATCGCTCTGCGCGATCAGGAAGGCGTTATTCTCGCCACCATGACCGTGACCGACAACTGGGTTCCGAACAAAGCGCGCGAAGCGGAAAAAGTCTTCGGTGCAGACGATGACGCGCACCCTGCTGTGAACTACCTGCACAACCAGGCGGGCAAAGTCTATCTCGGCGGTCCGGTAACGGGCATCCAGCAACCGGTCCACTATGACTTCCGCGGTCGTCGCGACACGCCGAACGAACTGCGTTCCTACTTCCGCAAAATGGGCTGGCGCAAGGTCGTGGCCTTCCAGACCCGCAACCCCCTGCACCGCGCGCACCAGGAACTGACTTTCCGCGCCGCAAAAGAAGCACAGGCCAACCTGCTGATTCACCCTGTTGTCGGCATGACCAAGCCTGGCGACGTTGATCACTTCACTCGCGTGCGCTGCTACGAAGCGGTTCTGGACAAATACCCGGCCTCCACGACCTCCATGTCGCTGTTGAACCTTGCCATGCGCATGGCAGGTCCGCGCGAAGCGGTCTGGCACGGCCTGATCCGCGCCAACCACGGCTGCACGCACTTCATCGTAGGCCGCGACCACGCCGGCCCCGGCAAAAACTCCGCCGGCGAAGATTTCTACGGCCCCTACGACGCACAGGACCTGTTCCGCGCCCATGAGGATGAAATCGGCATCGAAATGGTCGACTTCAAACATATGGTTTGGGTTCAGGAACGCGCCCAGTATGAGCCGATGGACGAGATCAAGGACAAAGATGATGTCACGATCCTGAACATCTCCGGCACTGAACTGCGCCGCCGTCTGGCCGAAGGTCTGGAAATTCCAGAATGGTTCTCTTTCCCCGAGGTGGTGAAAGAGCTGCGCAAGACCAAGCCGCCACGCTCCAAGCAAGGCTTTACAGTTTTCTTCACAGGTTTCTCCGGTTCGGGCAAATCCACCATCGCCAATGCGCTGATGGTAAAGCTGATGGAAATGGGCGGTCGTCCCGTGACCCTGCTGGATGGCGATATTGTGCGTAAGAACCTGTCCAGCGAACTGGGCTTCTCCAAAGAGCACCGTGACCTCAACATCCGCCGCATCGGCTACGTTGCGTCCGAGATCACCAAGAACGGCGGTATCGCCATCTGTGCCCCGATCGCACCCTATGCAACCACCCGCCGCGCCGTGCGCGAGGACGTCGAAGCCTTTGGTGCCTTCGTTGAAGTGCACGTCGCAACCTCGATCGAGGAATGTGAGCGTCGCGACCGCAAAGGCCTCTACAAGCTCGCACGCGAAGGCAAGATCAAGGAATTCACCGGTATCTCCGACCCCTATGACGTGCCCGTGAACCCGGAACTGTCGGTCGAGACTGAAAACGTCGACGTCGACAACTGCGCACATCAGGTAATCCTGAAGCTGGAAAGCATGGGCCTGATCTCCGGCTAA
- a CDS encoding adenylate/guanylate cyclase domain-containing protein: MATSTGSSLWKGNWRTRARVISGLVLFAYVLFHFINIGLGIFSLEIMESFQDVRQSVHRSALGSTLLYGALLTHMGLALYRLARRRTLKMPAWEALQIILGVLIPLLLAAHIWHTRMAHELFGLNDRMGYLVGLIWNTTSGWNQAALLLITWTHGCMGLHFWLRTQAWWRSSLPLLISLATLIPAWALTGFMIQGRAQKALLSDPEVFPDLAETYNWLSPDAFALLIERTGQTLMGFAALVVLAIAVHLTRRYVINRGAVPIQYVSGPEIRGQRGMTLLEMSRTNGVPHMALCGGRGRCTTCRVIIEEGADLLHPPSPEEAASLAAVNAPPNARLACQLRPTNPATVLQVFRSDGRQARAHQSLGQERRMAILFLDMRSFTARTTGQLPYDVVFLLNRFFDAIVPSITGAGGTVDKYLGDGLLAVFEHEDETASAKAALDAAAGISAALITFNQTLKAEKAPPVAIGMGLHLGTLVMGEIGAADNAPRTIIGDTVNATSRLEGKTKELGVEALISEELLKGAGYKTSHLEFVELELRGVAHPMPALPVKQAARLRQQLNPAPETTT, encoded by the coding sequence GTGGCAACTTCTACTGGTTCTTCCCTCTGGAAAGGCAATTGGCGCACCCGCGCACGGGTGATATCCGGGCTCGTTCTTTTTGCTTACGTCCTGTTTCACTTCATCAATATCGGATTGGGCATCTTTTCTTTAGAGATCATGGAGTCTTTTCAGGACGTTCGCCAATCCGTGCATCGCTCGGCTCTTGGGTCCACCTTGCTCTACGGCGCACTGCTCACCCACATGGGTCTTGCCCTTTATCGTCTTGCACGCCGGCGCACTTTGAAAATGCCCGCTTGGGAGGCTCTGCAAATCATCTTGGGCGTGCTGATTCCGCTCCTGCTCGCCGCACACATCTGGCATACACGCATGGCCCACGAACTGTTCGGGCTGAACGATCGTATGGGGTATCTTGTCGGCCTGATCTGGAACACCACCAGCGGATGGAATCAGGCCGCTCTTCTGCTTATCACATGGACCCACGGCTGCATGGGGCTGCACTTCTGGCTGCGTACGCAGGCGTGGTGGCGCAGCTCCCTGCCATTGTTGATCAGCCTTGCCACCTTGATCCCGGCCTGGGCGCTTACTGGCTTCATGATTCAGGGGCGCGCTCAAAAAGCGCTCCTCAGCGACCCCGAGGTGTTTCCGGACCTCGCCGAGACCTATAACTGGCTGTCACCCGACGCCTTTGCCTTATTGATAGAACGCACAGGGCAGACCCTCATGGGATTTGCCGCCCTGGTGGTACTGGCCATCGCTGTCCACCTGACCCGCCGATACGTCATCAACCGCGGCGCGGTGCCAATTCAATATGTGTCCGGCCCGGAAATCCGCGGTCAGCGCGGCATGACACTGCTGGAAATGTCGCGCACCAACGGCGTGCCTCATATGGCGCTATGTGGTGGACGCGGACGCTGCACCACCTGCCGCGTGATAATTGAAGAGGGTGCAGATCTTCTCCATCCGCCTTCCCCGGAAGAGGCCGCAAGCCTTGCTGCCGTCAATGCGCCGCCCAACGCGCGCCTCGCCTGTCAACTCAGACCCACGAACCCTGCCACCGTCCTGCAGGTTTTCCGCAGCGACGGACGGCAGGCCCGCGCCCATCAGAGCCTCGGTCAGGAGCGTCGCATGGCGATCCTGTTCCTCGATATGCGCAGCTTTACCGCCCGAACAACGGGCCAACTTCCCTATGACGTAGTCTTTCTGCTCAACCGCTTCTTCGACGCTATCGTGCCATCGATCACTGGGGCGGGCGGCACGGTAGACAAGTATCTGGGCGACGGATTGCTCGCTGTTTTCGAACATGAAGACGAAACCGCTTCAGCGAAGGCCGCGCTGGATGCCGCTGCGGGTATCAGCGCCGCCCTCATCACGTTCAATCAGACTCTCAAGGCGGAGAAGGCACCCCCCGTTGCCATTGGTATGGGGCTGCATCTGGGCACGCTTGTGATGGGCGAGATCGGCGCAGCTGACAATGCGCCGCGCACCATTATTGGCGATACGGTGAACGCAACGTCTCGGCTGGAGGGCAAAACCAAGGAACTCGGTGTTGAAGCACTGATATCCGAAGAGTTGCTCAAAGGTGCAGGTTACAAGACATCTCACCTTGAGTTCGTAGAATTGGAACTGCGTGGCGTGGCGCACCCCATGCCCGCCTTGCCCGTGAAACAGGCCGCAAGATTGCGTCAACAGCTCAACCCGGCACCAGAAACAACAACTTAA
- a CDS encoding cytochrome P450, whose amino-acid sequence MTQATALNLDDIPHPPLTPLVGHTLDLLRDPLGLHMGAAATYGPVYKVKVLGQWRVSLGGADALEFILGDTQKLFSSHDGWDMLHTLFPGGLMLRDFDDHRAHRRIMQAAFRKPVLDAYRARLEEATEILLEDWETDSPFKFFPAIKDMTLRMGAAVFMGLDLDDPRAEQLSSAFRAEVAAATAVIRKPVPFTKMARGMAARVMLTQQFSMMIPERRDNPGDDFFSQMVLAADEDGNSWTAEELVDHFNFLMMAAHDTTASALTKVAWALATYPEWQDKIIAEVDALPVGPMDDARLASMQAADLVFKECLRLLPPVPLIPRRAVRDFQWGNHIIPAGTWVSATPGTVMMSPEHWTNPQEFDPDRFGPEREEDRSHKYAWAPFGGGAHKCIGLHFATMQVKLFLAALLKSHRIELADDTPVDWARVPIPQPKGGLPVVLRKRAQPSSP is encoded by the coding sequence TTGACCCAAGCCACAGCCCTCAATCTCGACGATATTCCCCACCCACCGCTCACACCGTTGGTTGGCCACACGCTTGACCTTCTGCGGGACCCGCTTGGATTGCACATGGGCGCTGCGGCCACTTATGGTCCGGTCTACAAGGTCAAAGTGCTCGGACAATGGCGGGTGTCTCTGGGCGGTGCAGACGCGCTTGAATTCATACTTGGGGACACACAGAAACTGTTCTCCTCGCATGACGGCTGGGACATGCTGCACACGCTGTTTCCTGGCGGACTGATGTTGCGGGACTTCGACGACCACCGCGCCCACCGCCGCATCATGCAGGCTGCTTTTCGCAAGCCCGTGCTGGATGCCTATCGCGCCCGGCTGGAAGAGGCGACGGAGATACTACTCGAGGACTGGGAGACAGACTCACCCTTCAAGTTTTTTCCCGCGATCAAAGATATGACCCTCCGCATGGGGGCCGCTGTTTTTATGGGCTTGGACCTTGACGATCCCCGCGCGGAACAGCTTTCCAGCGCCTTTCGTGCCGAAGTCGCTGCGGCAACAGCGGTGATCCGGAAACCTGTCCCCTTCACCAAAATGGCGCGTGGCATGGCTGCGCGGGTGATGCTGACCCAGCAGTTCTCAATGATGATACCCGAACGCCGGGACAACCCGGGCGACGACTTCTTTTCGCAGATGGTTCTGGCAGCAGACGAAGACGGCAATTCTTGGACCGCGGAGGAATTGGTCGACCACTTCAATTTCCTGATGATGGCGGCCCATGACACAACAGCGTCCGCCCTCACCAAAGTCGCATGGGCGCTGGCAACCTATCCAGAGTGGCAAGACAAGATCATCGCCGAGGTCGACGCTTTGCCTGTAGGCCCGATGGACGACGCGCGTCTCGCGTCGATGCAAGCCGCCGATCTAGTGTTCAAGGAATGCTTGCGGCTCTTGCCCCCGGTCCCTCTGATCCCGCGACGTGCGGTGCGCGATTTCCAGTGGGGCAATCATATCATCCCCGCTGGCACATGGGTCTCGGCCACCCCCGGTACTGTCATGATGTCACCTGAACACTGGACGAATCCGCAAGAATTCGATCCCGATCGATTTGGCCCCGAACGTGAAGAAGACCGCAGCCACAAATATGCATGGGCTCCGTTTGGCGGTGGCGCGCACAAATGCATTGGGCTGCACTTCGCAACGATGCAAGTGAAGCTTTTTCTGGCGGCACTGCTCAAATCCCACCGGATAGAGCTGGCCGATGACACGCCTGTGGACTGGGCACGGGTACCGATCCCGCAGCCCAAGGGCGGACTGCCAGTTGTTCTGCGCAAACGTGCACAGCCATCCTCACCTTGA
- the trxB gene encoding thioredoxin-disulfide reductase encodes MADTKHTKVLIIGSGPAGYTAGVYASRAMLEPILVQGLEPGGQLTTTTEVENYPSFVEVQGPELMMKMEEHARAMGCEVIGDIITDLDLSERPFKAKGDSGTLYTADAVILCTGARAKWLGLDSEEAFKGFGVSACATCDGFFYRGQEIVVVGGGNTAVEEALFLTNFASKVTLIHRRDELRAEKILQDRLFKHEKIETLWFHELEEVVGTDMPKGVTGVKVKHTKTGEITEIPAAGVFIAIGHAPASELVADQLELHNGGYVQVEAGTTRTSIPGVFAAGDLTDHVYRQAVTSAGMGCMAALDAEKFIAEQE; translated from the coding sequence ATGGCCGACACGAAACACACCAAGGTTCTGATCATCGGCTCCGGCCCTGCTGGCTACACCGCCGGCGTTTACGCCAGCCGCGCCATGTTGGAGCCGATCCTTGTGCAGGGCCTTGAGCCGGGCGGCCAACTGACCACCACAACCGAAGTTGAGAACTACCCCTCCTTCGTTGAGGTACAGGGCCCCGAGTTGATGATGAAAATGGAAGAACACGCCCGCGCCATGGGCTGTGAGGTCATCGGCGACATCATCACCGATCTCGACCTGTCTGAGCGCCCGTTCAAAGCCAAAGGCGACAGCGGCACTCTTTACACGGCTGATGCCGTGATCCTCTGCACCGGAGCCCGCGCCAAATGGCTGGGTCTGGACAGCGAAGAAGCGTTCAAAGGCTTCGGCGTGTCGGCCTGCGCAACCTGTGATGGCTTCTTCTACCGCGGTCAGGAGATCGTGGTCGTCGGCGGCGGCAACACCGCGGTCGAAGAGGCGTTGTTCCTCACCAACTTCGCCTCCAAAGTGACCCTGATCCACCGCCGCGACGAGCTGCGCGCGGAGAAAATCCTGCAGGACCGCCTGTTCAAACACGAAAAAATCGAAACCCTCTGGTTCCATGAACTGGAAGAAGTCGTCGGTACCGACATGCCCAAAGGCGTGACAGGCGTGAAAGTCAAACACACCAAAACCGGCGAGATCACCGAAATTCCCGCCGCAGGCGTTTTCATTGCTATTGGGCACGCCCCTGCGTCCGAACTGGTGGCAGACCAGCTGGAACTGCACAACGGCGGTTATGTCCAGGTAGAAGCCGGCACAACGCGCACGTCTATTCCCGGCGTTTTCGCCGCCGGTGACCTGACGGATCATGTTTATCGTCAGGCCGTGACATCTGCTGGCATGGGCTGCATGGCGGCACTGGACGCGGAAAAGTTTATCGCGGAACAGGAATAA
- a CDS encoding Lrp/AsnC family transcriptional regulator: MAGHRLDPIDRKILAELQADGRMTNVELAKRVGISAPPCLRRVRTLEEAGYIRGYHADVDSRELGFEVQVFAMVGLVSQAEADLSAFEERCREWPLVRECHMLNGEVDFILKCVAPDLSTFQTFLTEDLTSADNVASVKTSLVIRGAKDAPGVPFEVLEERLSRDA; the protein is encoded by the coding sequence ATGGCTGGACACCGGCTTGATCCAATCGATCGCAAAATTCTGGCAGAATTACAGGCTGACGGCCGGATGACCAACGTGGAACTCGCCAAGCGAGTCGGGATTTCGGCTCCGCCTTGCTTGCGCCGTGTGCGAACATTGGAAGAGGCCGGATATATTCGTGGTTACCACGCAGATGTGGACAGCCGTGAATTGGGGTTCGAGGTTCAGGTATTTGCAATGGTCGGGCTGGTGAGCCAGGCAGAGGCGGACCTGAGTGCATTTGAGGAACGCTGCCGTGAATGGCCTCTGGTGCGTGAGTGCCATATGCTGAACGGAGAGGTGGATTTCATCCTGAAATGCGTGGCGCCGGATCTCAGCACGTTTCAGACGTTTCTGACCGAAGACCTGACCAGTGCCGACAACGTGGCAAGCGTGAAAACCTCGTTGGTGATCCGTGGAGCAAAAGACGCGCCCGGAGTGCCGTTTGAAGTGCTTGAAGAACGGCTGAGCCGCGACGCTTAA